A single Thermoleophilia bacterium DNA region contains:
- a CDS encoding universal stress protein, producing MSNYRTIVCCTDFSANAEQALAEATYLAGLSGARLYVAHVIHGGEGETALAVPVAQRAEQEASVRSKLESIVGEPSGYQVTSVVRRGDVVEEIHDITREVRADLVVIGARGIGWWEGLVTGGSVAKRLVRAADVPILVVSHTAPNRVASSAPVQTVEDLPLPVLEVDEAQASERKAEDA from the coding sequence ATGTCCAACTACCGAACCATCGTATGTTGCACCGACTTCTCGGCGAACGCTGAGCAGGCTCTCGCTGAGGCGACGTATCTCGCCGGCCTCAGCGGTGCGCGCCTGTACGTCGCGCACGTGATTCACGGCGGCGAAGGTGAGACGGCGTTGGCGGTGCCGGTTGCGCAACGTGCGGAGCAGGAAGCCAGCGTCCGCTCCAAACTCGAATCGATCGTGGGGGAACCGAGCGGATATCAGGTGACTTCGGTAGTGCGACGGGGAGATGTCGTCGAGGAGATACATGACATCACACGGGAGGTGCGCGCCGACCTCGTCGTGATCGGCGCGCGCGGCATCGGGTGGTGGGAAGGTCTGGTAACTGGCGGTAGCGTGGCGAAGCGACTCGTGCGCGCCGCTGACGTACCAATCCTCGTTGTGAGTCACACCGCGCCCAACCGGGTTGCGTCCTCGGCCCCTGTCCAGACGGTGGAGGATCTTCCTCTGCCCGTGCTGGAAGTCGACGAAGCACAGGCATCGGAGCGCAAGGCGGAAGACGCGTGA
- a CDS encoding YCF48-related protein gives MRLEDLLSRLRSDATACLRRLIPIVLMACAALILAPPETEARTLIGSSVDWRLQSSGTRQALTAVAFVDQLHGWAVGENGTIITTVNGGTTWTPQTSGTSLYLYGVDFVDASHGWAVGEAGTVLATSNGGATWTSRSSGTYAQLTSVAASDVTHVCAVGIGGAILTSADGGATWSTRMSGTSGPLRSVDFGDALHGWAVGDDYVGGVILATEDGGTTWSSQSLGSSATSAWLSDVAFVNARCGWAVGSAGAILSTTDGGASWHPQRLNRTEILNSVFFVDALHGWAVGNWGVVLATTDGGSTWSRQDAGSSELLTSVSFGDPSHGWAVGWNGCVLAARVSATPVQKKPAISRLKPTSGKRGAVVTIIGTNFGSKRGSSYVKFGTSKCKTYSSWKSTKIVCKVPATAKRGTLKVAVTTSAGKSNTRNFTVKR, from the coding sequence ATGAGACTGGAGGACCTCTTGAGCCGGCTTCGCTCCGACGCCACCGCCTGCCTTAGGCGACTCATACCCATCGTCTTGATGGCTTGCGCAGCGCTGATCCTGGCGCCACCAGAGACCGAAGCTAGGACCCTCATCGGCTCGAGCGTCGACTGGCGGCTCCAGTCGTCGGGCACCAGGCAGGCACTTACCGCCGTCGCTTTCGTCGACCAACTCCACGGCTGGGCAGTCGGCGAGAACGGGACGATCATCACTACGGTGAACGGCGGCACAACGTGGACACCGCAGACGTCCGGCACGTCGCTGTACCTGTACGGCGTGGACTTCGTCGACGCGTCTCACGGGTGGGCCGTGGGCGAGGCAGGCACCGTCTTGGCCACCTCTAACGGTGGTGCAACGTGGACCTCGCGTTCTTCCGGCACGTATGCGCAGCTCACATCTGTCGCCGCCAGCGACGTCACACACGTCTGCGCTGTCGGAATCGGCGGCGCGATCCTCACAAGCGCCGACGGGGGCGCGACGTGGAGTACACGAATGTCCGGCACGTCCGGCCCCCTGCGCAGTGTCGACTTCGGCGACGCCCTTCACGGGTGGGCGGTTGGCGACGACTACGTTGGAGGCGTCATCCTCGCAACTGAGGACGGCGGAACCACGTGGTCGAGCCAAAGCCTCGGCTCCAGCGCGACGAGCGCTTGGCTATCCGATGTCGCCTTCGTCAACGCGCGCTGCGGTTGGGCGGTCGGCAGCGCTGGCGCGATCCTCTCAACCACAGACGGCGGCGCATCGTGGCATCCGCAACGTCTCAACCGCACCGAGATCCTCAACAGCGTCTTCTTCGTCGACGCCCTGCACGGGTGGGCGGTCGGAAACTGGGGCGTCGTCCTCGCCACGACCGACGGCGGCTCGACGTGGAGTCGGCAAGACGCCGGCAGCTCCGAACTTCTCACCAGCGTGTCGTTTGGCGATCCGAGCCACGGCTGGGCAGTGGGGTGGAACGGCTGCGTGCTCGCGGCGCGCGTAAGCGCCACGCCGGTTCAGAAGAAGCCCGCTATCAGCCGCCTCAAGCCCACGTCGGGCAAACGCGGCGCTGTGGTGACCATCATCGGAACCAACTTCGGCAGCAAGCGCGGCAGCAGCTACGTCAAGTTCGGCACGAGTAAGTGCAAGACGTACTCATCCTGGAAGTCCACCAAGATAGTCTGCAAAGTACCGGCGACCGCCAAGCGCGGGACCCTCAAAGTCGCGGTGACAACCAGCGCTGGCAAGAGCAACACGCGCAACTTCACTGTGAAGCGGTAG
- a CDS encoding universal stress protein, with protein sequence MVEPKVIVYCTDFSSQADAAFEAARALAAKWHARLLVLNMVSSGDELFGSGIETWMTFRDRTLAMLQERYVSGAGVDVEAFVRKGAPGVGIIDFVKEQRADMVVVGSRGAGSVAGFLGGGSVTDKVIKNSPVPVLVVPA encoded by the coding sequence ATGGTTGAGCCGAAAGTGATTGTGTACTGCACCGATTTCTCCTCGCAGGCGGATGCTGCGTTCGAGGCGGCGCGCGCGCTCGCTGCCAAGTGGCACGCGCGCCTGCTCGTCCTCAACATGGTCTCCTCTGGCGACGAGCTGTTCGGGTCGGGCATCGAGACGTGGATGACGTTCAGAGATCGGACTCTAGCTATGCTGCAGGAGCGCTATGTGTCGGGCGCGGGTGTCGATGTGGAGGCGTTCGTCCGGAAGGGCGCGCCGGGTGTCGGCATCATCGACTTCGTCAAGGAGCAGCGGGCAGACATGGTTGTGGTCGGTTCGCGAGGCGCGGGATCCGTGGCAGGGTTTCTGGGCGGTGGCAGTGTGACCGACAAAGTCATCAAGAATTCGCCGGTGCCGGTGCTCGTCGTTCCGGCGTAG
- a CDS encoding GNAT family N-acetyltransferase, which produces MTSADATRRVEPATWRIVEHRGREGLHELRSEWEQVYAEMPRRTPFHAWSAHVAYANHLATNPDQLRYLALRDERRTRLICPLEPRDDTSLDTPLAVWGIPWHPHWPIADVICPDDEARRAFVPLLAAHLRDHNEGRGLAVLGPLPEDSPLWDGLAHVKLCEKSTHQTMDAFVFDCTRPYDELLGRASSHFRKELRRSARRLAASSDVTYVQAGEGEEFDVLFEAFLAVESSGWKGANGTGSAIRLHEKLTAFYRDLARGMQASHGCEVSALYADGRCIAAEFSLRSGDEYATLKSGYDESYRTLGPGHLLCARTLERCCADPSITRYNQLTDAAWLHVWRPDEDALQQAHVSISPAKGHMLIALLKLRYGPGRRLVRWARRTAKDR; this is translated from the coding sequence ATGACGTCGGCAGACGCCACACGCCGCGTCGAGCCAGCGACGTGGCGCATCGTGGAACATCGCGGCCGAGAAGGCCTGCACGAGCTCAGGTCGGAGTGGGAGCAGGTGTACGCGGAAATGCCGCGTCGCACACCGTTCCACGCATGGAGCGCCCATGTAGCCTACGCGAACCATCTCGCCACCAACCCGGATCAACTGCGCTATCTGGCTCTGCGCGACGAACGAAGGACCCGCCTCATCTGCCCTCTCGAGCCACGCGACGACACGTCACTCGATACGCCACTCGCCGTGTGGGGAATCCCTTGGCACCCCCATTGGCCGATCGCCGATGTCATCTGTCCCGATGATGAGGCGCGGCGCGCGTTCGTCCCGCTCCTCGCCGCGCACCTACGCGACCACAACGAGGGCCGTGGTCTCGCCGTCCTTGGACCACTGCCGGAGGATTCGCCCTTGTGGGACGGACTCGCACACGTCAAGCTCTGCGAGAAGAGCACGCACCAGACCATGGATGCGTTCGTCTTCGACTGCACACGTCCGTACGATGAGCTCTTGGGACGAGCCAGTTCGCACTTCCGCAAGGAGCTCCGCCGCAGCGCTAGGCGACTCGCCGCGTCCTCAGATGTGACGTATGTTCAGGCTGGCGAGGGAGAGGAATTCGACGTGCTCTTCGAAGCGTTCCTCGCCGTCGAGAGCTCGGGATGGAAAGGCGCCAACGGCACCGGTAGCGCCATCCGCTTGCATGAGAAGCTCACCGCCTTCTACCGCGACCTTGCGCGCGGCATGCAAGCCAGCCATGGCTGCGAAGTCAGCGCCCTCTACGCAGACGGACGCTGCATCGCGGCCGAGTTCTCGCTGCGCTCTGGCGACGAGTACGCCACCCTCAAGAGCGGCTACGACGAAAGCTACCGCACCTTGGGCCCCGGACACCTGCTCTGTGCCCGCACGCTGGAACGCTGTTGTGCCGATCCCAGCATCACCCGCTACAACCAACTCACCGACGCCGCCTGGTTGCACGTGTGGCGACCCGACGAGGACGCCCTGCAGCAGGCGCACGTCAGCATCTCGCCCGCCAAGGGTCACATGCTGATCGCGCTGCTCAAGCTACGCTACGGACCGGGGCGCCGCCTCGTGAGATGGGCGCGACGCACGGCGAAGGATCGCTAA
- a CDS encoding FAD-dependent oxidoreductase, translating into MEERVASVADLSDGEMRIVMVDGKKTLLARVDGRYYAMAARCPHWGGPLEEGLLHGPRLMCPWHKAVFDVRDGLLEPPALDTVRQFRVRVAGDDVFVDRAASPEVATGVAPDERRQEEGPTDQRTFVVIGGGAAGAMAVEQLRASGYTGRIVLVSAEDRWPYDRPNLSKDFLTGKLESKWLPLREPAFYDSLGIERRHAMVTELDVAGKTLRLSRGDEIKADAVLVATGSRARRLPVEGGALSGVFTLRSWGDAEALVSAAESARKAVVVGASFIGMETAASLVERGIDVTVVAPESVAFELILGSAVGAVIQRHHERRGTRFALGRGVARFLGDAAVHGVELEDGTALEADLVVVGIGVQPATDFVMGVERDHDGGLPVDASLLVAPGVWAAGDVARYRESQTGRQVRVEHWRLAEQQGRAAARAMLGAREPFAAVPFFWTQHFDLRVGYAGVGLGWDDHFVCGDLGSSAFTAIYTMGGEVVAACGTQDDELSAFLELATLGDLPTVAELRGRQRAGFPDRLLGRRVAG; encoded by the coding sequence ATGGAGGAACGCGTTGCCAGCGTCGCCGATCTGAGCGATGGCGAAATGCGCATTGTCATGGTGGACGGCAAGAAGACGCTCTTGGCTCGGGTCGATGGGCGGTACTACGCGATGGCGGCCCGCTGTCCGCACTGGGGCGGGCCGCTCGAGGAGGGTCTCCTGCACGGACCGCGACTCATGTGTCCGTGGCACAAGGCCGTCTTCGACGTGCGGGACGGCTTGCTGGAGCCGCCGGCACTTGACACGGTGCGCCAGTTTCGCGTGCGTGTCGCCGGCGACGACGTGTTTGTGGATCGCGCGGCGTCGCCTGAGGTGGCTACGGGGGTCGCACCGGACGAGCGGCGGCAAGAAGAGGGCCCGACGGATCAGCGTACTTTCGTCGTCATTGGCGGTGGTGCCGCAGGGGCGATGGCGGTTGAGCAGTTGCGGGCGTCTGGGTACACGGGCCGAATCGTGCTCGTGAGCGCCGAGGATCGGTGGCCGTACGATCGCCCCAACCTGAGCAAGGACTTCCTCACCGGCAAGCTGGAGTCCAAGTGGTTGCCTCTGCGAGAGCCGGCGTTCTACGACTCGTTGGGAATAGAGCGCCGGCACGCAATGGTAACCGAACTGGATGTGGCGGGTAAGACGCTCAGACTGTCCCGCGGCGACGAGATCAAGGCAGATGCGGTGCTTGTCGCAACCGGTTCGAGAGCTCGCCGCCTTCCGGTGGAGGGAGGAGCCCTCTCTGGTGTCTTCACGCTGCGTTCGTGGGGTGACGCTGAAGCACTTGTCTCTGCGGCGGAATCGGCGCGCAAGGCCGTCGTCGTCGGCGCCAGCTTCATCGGGATGGAGACGGCGGCGAGTCTTGTCGAGCGCGGCATCGACGTAACCGTCGTGGCGCCAGAATCTGTGGCCTTCGAGCTCATCCTTGGGTCAGCGGTCGGCGCCGTGATTCAGCGTCATCACGAGCGGCGCGGGACGCGTTTCGCGCTTGGGCGCGGCGTTGCTCGATTCCTCGGCGATGCCGCTGTGCATGGCGTGGAACTGGAGGACGGCACGGCGCTTGAAGCCGATCTTGTGGTGGTGGGAATCGGCGTGCAGCCGGCGACCGACTTCGTCATGGGCGTTGAACGCGATCATGACGGCGGGCTGCCGGTCGATGCGAGCCTGCTTGTGGCGCCTGGCGTGTGGGCGGCAGGCGATGTAGCTCGCTACCGTGAATCTCAAACCGGTCGGCAAGTGCGTGTTGAACACTGGCGCCTTGCGGAACAGCAGGGACGCGCGGCGGCGCGTGCCATGCTCGGCGCGAGGGAGCCGTTTGCCGCGGTGCCGTTCTTCTGGACGCAGCATTTCGATCTTCGAGTGGGTTACGCAGGTGTCGGTCTGGGGTGGGACGACCACTTCGTCTGCGGCGACTTAGGAAGCAGTGCCTTCACGGCCATCTACACGATGGGCGGCGAGGTTGTCGCTGCGTGCGGCACTCAAGACGACGAGCTCTCGGCATTCCTCGAACTGGCGACACTCGGGGATCTGCCGACGGTGGCGGAGCTGCGCGGGCGCCAGCGAGCGGGCTTTCCTGATCGGCTTCTCGGGCGCCGCGTGGCGGGCTGA
- a CDS encoding nitroreductase family protein encodes MFIDLLRSRRSIRQFTDRAVEPEKIDLLVEAALRSPSSRGKNQWHFVVVTDPDKLAELATAKPSGSSLIGGAPLAIVVAGRPQDTDVWVEDTSIASLIIHLEAHDLGLGSCWVQLRLREHDETRSASEFVADVVGLGDEYLPEAIIAIGYPAAHKPGHPHTALMPDKVTYVRA; translated from the coding sequence ATGTTCATCGACCTGCTCCGTTCGCGACGCAGCATACGCCAGTTCACAGATCGCGCAGTCGAACCCGAGAAGATCGACCTGCTGGTCGAGGCCGCGCTGCGCTCTCCATCTTCGCGCGGCAAGAACCAGTGGCACTTCGTCGTCGTCACCGATCCAGACAAACTCGCGGAACTGGCCACTGCCAAGCCAAGCGGCTCGTCGCTCATTGGGGGGGCGCCCCTCGCAATCGTCGTGGCTGGACGCCCACAGGACACTGACGTGTGGGTCGAAGATACCTCTATCGCCTCCCTCATCATTCATCTCGAGGCCCACGACCTCGGACTCGGAAGCTGCTGGGTCCAGCTACGCCTCCGCGAGCACGACGAGACGCGCTCCGCGAGCGAGTTCGTCGCTGATGTTGTTGGTCTAGGCGACGAGTATCTTCCGGAAGCGATCATCGCCATCGGGTACCCCGCGGCCCACAAGCCTGGACACCCACATACCGCGCTCATGCCAGACAAGGTAACCTACGTCCGAGCATAG
- a CDS encoding phosphatase PAP2 family protein — protein MALRHARVPHSARTAGAAALAAAAFVALTLAVIEHAQPFQLDHWWAAVVVDRHFDVFTFLGVTVFNPLGLFPLSWLIVGIAGLVLAHLRGRSVAVLFVAAEAVAAATVALVKIGVGRPRPPDSLVETTTLSFPSGHASFATVTAILIVGLAVPARLRLPAGLIAGAAAAGMALSRTFVMAHWLSDVAGGVMVGVAVSTGALAINEWRARHSERSSTRAAADDSGTTNPG, from the coding sequence ATGGCCCTGAGACATGCGCGCGTACCCCACAGTGCACGCACCGCCGGCGCAGCGGCTCTCGCCGCCGCCGCTTTCGTGGCCCTCACGCTGGCCGTCATCGAGCATGCGCAGCCCTTCCAGCTTGATCACTGGTGGGCGGCCGTCGTCGTCGATAGGCATTTTGACGTCTTCACCTTCCTCGGCGTCACGGTCTTCAACCCCCTGGGGCTTTTCCCGCTCAGTTGGCTGATCGTCGGCATCGCAGGGCTGGTGCTCGCGCACCTCCGCGGGCGCAGTGTTGCCGTCCTCTTCGTAGCCGCCGAGGCAGTCGCTGCGGCAACGGTCGCTCTCGTCAAGATCGGAGTGGGCCGACCCCGTCCGCCCGACAGCCTGGTCGAGACGACGACCCTGTCGTTCCCCTCGGGTCATGCATCGTTCGCGACGGTGACCGCCATCCTGATCGTCGGATTGGCCGTGCCTGCCCGCCTGCGCCTCCCTGCTGGGTTGATTGCCGGAGCCGCGGCCGCGGGCATGGCACTGAGTCGAACGTTTGTGATGGCCCACTGGCTCAGCGACGTTGCCGGCGGCGTCATGGTCGGTGTGGCTGTGAGCACCGGTGCACTCGCCATCAATGAATGGCGGGCGCGCCATAGTGAACGAAGTTCGACACGCGCCGCTGCCGACGACTCCGGAACCACTAACCCCGGGTAG
- a CDS encoding phosphatase PAP2 family protein, with translation MTGFSSNEWSPPTGFTNPSVSDTSETQCALVAALHEVGNVDRALYQAIAVTPTPTLDEPLRQLSRAANNSLLWLAIAAAIAATGGRRARRAATVGIAALTIDSAIVNLVLKPMRDRARPARVAAGVPEHRQVPMPSSSSFPSGHSASAFAFATAVSGTQPQLAVPMRALATAVAYSRVHTGVHYPSDVVVGSLVGAIIGEAAALTARTLRHRRRLAHD, from the coding sequence GTGACTGGCTTTTCATCGAACGAATGGTCTCCCCCCACCGGGTTCACCAACCCGAGCGTCAGCGACACCAGCGAAACGCAGTGCGCGCTGGTCGCAGCGCTGCACGAGGTCGGCAATGTCGACAGAGCTCTGTATCAAGCCATAGCAGTCACACCGACACCGACCTTGGATGAACCCCTGCGCCAGCTTTCGCGTGCCGCCAACAACTCGCTGCTCTGGCTGGCAATCGCAGCTGCCATCGCCGCCACTGGAGGCAGGCGGGCCCGCCGCGCCGCGACAGTCGGCATTGCGGCTCTGACGATCGACTCGGCGATCGTTAATCTCGTACTCAAACCAATGCGTGACCGAGCCAGGCCCGCGCGCGTCGCCGCCGGCGTTCCCGAACATCGGCAGGTCCCGATGCCGTCGTCGTCGTCCTTCCCGTCTGGTCACTCGGCCTCCGCGTTCGCCTTCGCCACCGCTGTGTCCGGCACGCAGCCGCAACTGGCCGTGCCTATGCGCGCCCTGGCGACCGCGGTGGCCTATTCGCGAGTCCACACCGGCGTGCACTACCCAAGCGACGTGGTTGTCGGCTCGCTGGTCGGCGCGATCATCGGCGAGGCGGCTGCACTCACCGCTCGGACTCTGCGCCATCGCCGCCGACTCGCGCACGACTAG
- the sulP gene encoding sulfate permease yields MKAHAAGEQKTAGAMRWLPGVQALRVYRRAWLRADLLAGIVLAAILVPQGLAYAELAGLPPVTGLYTTVACLVAYAVVGPSRILVLGPDSSLSPLIFAAIVPLAAGGDPGAMLALAGMLALMVGIVEIGLGLGRLGFVADLLSKEVQVGYMNGLAITIIVGQLPKLCGFSVDADGVFREAAAFVQHLDQTNATTLIVGVATLAVLLTWRYLTRRVPAVLVAVLGATVATAVLNLSAAGMPTVGVLPSGMPRPSLPWTEAGDVVPLLVAAIGITMVSLTDTIATSAAFAARRGDEVDSNQEMIGIGVANIAAGAFQGFAISASSSRTAVAEQAGTKTQLASLVGAGIVALLLIFLPALLVDVPLTALAAVVIAAALSLADVGILRKYFRVRRGAFFLSAIAALGVIVFGVLQGILVALGLSILLFFRRNWWPHGEVLGYVPELGGWHSVRRYKDARLTDGVVIFRWEAPLFFANSDLFRQRVRTLIRREEPSWIVLQCEAITDIDVTAAEMLERLDIELNAKGVHIAFVEMRTRLQHLVLEYGLLETLDRDHFYPTIERALAAIADDAASDA; encoded by the coding sequence TTGAAAGCCCACGCCGCTGGGGAGCAGAAGACCGCTGGGGCAATGCGCTGGCTGCCCGGTGTTCAGGCCCTGCGTGTCTACCGTCGCGCGTGGCTGAGGGCGGATCTTCTCGCGGGCATAGTTCTGGCGGCCATTCTGGTCCCCCAGGGTCTTGCGTACGCTGAGCTTGCCGGCCTGCCTCCGGTCACGGGTCTCTACACTACAGTGGCGTGCCTGGTCGCGTACGCCGTTGTCGGTCCGTCGCGCATTCTTGTGTTGGGTCCGGACTCGTCTCTGTCCCCGCTGATCTTCGCCGCCATTGTGCCCCTGGCGGCCGGCGGAGATCCCGGCGCGATGCTCGCGCTGGCCGGGATGCTGGCGCTCATGGTGGGAATCGTGGAGATTGGATTGGGGTTGGGCAGGCTCGGATTCGTTGCCGACCTGCTTTCCAAGGAGGTGCAGGTCGGCTACATGAACGGCTTGGCAATCACCATCATTGTCGGTCAGCTGCCGAAACTGTGCGGCTTCTCTGTCGATGCTGACGGCGTCTTTCGCGAGGCAGCCGCCTTCGTGCAACATCTGGACCAAACGAACGCGACGACTTTGATAGTGGGTGTCGCCACGCTCGCCGTTCTTCTTACTTGGCGGTATCTGACGAGACGCGTACCCGCGGTGCTTGTCGCGGTGCTCGGAGCCACCGTGGCAACAGCGGTGCTTAATCTCTCGGCCGCGGGGATGCCCACGGTCGGTGTGCTCCCCAGCGGTATGCCTCGCCCTTCATTGCCGTGGACTGAAGCCGGCGATGTCGTTCCGCTGCTCGTGGCCGCGATTGGGATCACCATGGTCTCACTGACGGACACGATCGCCACTTCGGCTGCGTTCGCGGCGCGCCGTGGAGACGAGGTCGATTCTAATCAGGAGATGATCGGTATCGGCGTCGCCAATATCGCAGCGGGTGCGTTCCAGGGATTCGCGATCTCGGCGAGCAGTTCGCGCACCGCCGTAGCCGAACAGGCGGGCACGAAGACTCAGCTGGCGAGTCTGGTCGGCGCTGGTATCGTGGCGCTTCTGCTGATCTTCCTGCCTGCTCTGCTCGTCGATGTGCCGCTCACGGCCTTGGCTGCTGTGGTGATCGCCGCCGCTCTGTCGCTTGCCGACGTGGGCATTCTGCGGAAGTACTTTCGTGTCCGTCGAGGCGCCTTCTTTCTCTCGGCGATCGCCGCCCTCGGCGTGATTGTATTCGGCGTTCTCCAGGGCATCTTGGTGGCGCTTGGGCTGTCGATCTTGCTGTTCTTCCGCAGGAACTGGTGGCCGCACGGCGAGGTGCTCGGTTATGTACCGGAGCTGGGAGGGTGGCACAGCGTGCGTCGTTACAAGGATGCAAGACTGACCGACGGTGTGGTGATCTTCCGTTGGGAGGCGCCGCTCTTCTTCGCCAACAGCGATCTCTTCCGCCAGCGTGTTCGCACGCTCATTCGTCGTGAAGAGCCGTCCTGGATCGTGCTGCAGTGTGAGGCGATCACAGACATCGATGTAACGGCGGCGGAGATGCTCGAGCGCCTGGACATCGAGCTAAACGCAAAGGGTGTGCACATCGCTTTTGTCGAGATGCGAACAAGGCTGCAGCACCTGGTGCTGGAGTACGGCCTGCTGGAAACGCTCGATCGAGATCACTTCTACCCGACCATCGAGCGAGCACTTGCCGCCATCGCCGACGACGCGGCGAGCGACGCATAG
- a CDS encoding PLP-dependent aspartate aminotransferase family protein: protein MSVPHEYKGLQTQAIHGGEGPDPRTGASAPNLVMSTTFVIDPDISFSANELAEDAPYVYTRWGNPTIDQLERKLAGLEKAEAAAVFASGMAAIMGLFLHCLKAGDHLIMTDVAYAGAAELTNDVLPEMGVEVTKVDCSDVANVVAAIRPNTKLVYAETPANPILRLTDVAALAELTRSKGIKLVVDSTFATPIGLRPLELGADYVVHSLTKYLGGHGDAIGGALLGRREDIAGVRTLGIHLGGVLSPFNAWLIMRGMATLPIRMRAHEEGALAVAQYLEGHPKVTRVVYPGLPSHPQYELACRQMTNFSGMIQFQTRDGAADARALADRLRVIHYAVSLGHHRSLVVYLPTDNLLRSSFRMTADQEAAYRAYAGDGLFRLSIGLEDAEDLIADLEQALA, encoded by the coding sequence ATGAGCGTACCGCACGAGTACAAGGGTCTTCAGACGCAGGCTATTCACGGCGGCGAAGGCCCCGATCCCCGTACGGGTGCCTCCGCCCCCAATTTGGTCATGTCGACCACATTCGTGATCGATCCCGACATCTCGTTTTCCGCCAACGAACTCGCCGAAGACGCACCGTACGTCTATACGCGTTGGGGTAATCCGACCATCGACCAGCTTGAACGAAAGCTGGCGGGGCTTGAGAAGGCAGAGGCAGCAGCCGTGTTTGCCAGCGGTATGGCTGCAATCATGGGGCTCTTCCTTCATTGCCTGAAGGCCGGCGATCACCTCATCATGACCGATGTCGCGTATGCCGGTGCGGCTGAACTGACGAATGATGTTCTGCCGGAGATGGGCGTCGAGGTGACGAAGGTCGACTGTTCGGACGTCGCCAACGTCGTCGCCGCCATTCGGCCCAATACCAAGCTTGTGTACGCCGAGACGCCGGCGAACCCGATCCTGCGGCTCACGGACGTCGCGGCGCTGGCGGAACTCACGCGGTCGAAAGGCATCAAGCTGGTTGTGGATTCGACCTTCGCGACGCCAATCGGTCTGCGGCCGCTGGAACTTGGCGCCGACTACGTCGTGCATTCGTTGACGAAGTACCTCGGCGGACACGGCGACGCGATCGGCGGAGCTCTTCTCGGCAGACGCGAGGATATCGCCGGCGTGCGCACGCTCGGCATCCACCTCGGGGGCGTTCTGAGCCCGTTCAACGCCTGGCTCATCATGCGTGGGATGGCGACGCTCCCCATCCGCATGCGCGCTCACGAGGAGGGCGCCCTGGCTGTGGCTCAGTACCTTGAGGGGCACCCGAAGGTTACTCGGGTGGTCTACCCCGGTTTGCCGTCACATCCCCAGTACGAGCTGGCCTGCCGGCAGATGACGAACTTCTCCGGCATGATCCAATTCCAGACGCGGGATGGTGCTGCTGACGCCAGAGCCCTTGCCGATCGGCTGCGAGTCATTCACTATGCCGTCTCGCTAGGGCATCATCGTAGTCTGGTCGTCTACCTCCCGACCGACAATCTGCTGCGGAGTTCCTTCCGTATGACCGCCGATCAGGAGGCCGCCTATCGTGCATACGCCGGCGACGGCCTCTTCCGGCTCTCGATTGGCCTCGAGGACGCGGAGGATCTGATTGCCGATCTTGAACAGGCCTTGGCGTAG
- a CDS encoding cysteine synthase family protein gives MNLLQAIGNTPLVELANINPNPRVRVLCKLEGCNPGGSVKDRPALYMVAKAEASGALTRGKAILEPTSGNTGIAIAMIGAAKGYTVHLCMPECVSTERRLILQGLGAEVSLTSAREGIDGAIREAHRLIDQEPDRYYMPNQYDNPWNVLAHVETTGPEIMQQTGGDVDYFVAGMGTTGTLMGTGGYLKSVKPTVRVVGVEPVEGHTIQGLKNMTESMVPGIYRPDELDAKYMVADGEAFEATQALALREGLFVGSSSGAAVAVALRLAAEIDTGTIVTLLPDRGDRYLSTMQFRSICGKCPP, from the coding sequence ATGAATCTACTCCAGGCGATTGGCAACACTCCGCTCGTCGAGCTGGCCAACATCAACCCGAATCCTCGGGTGCGTGTGCTGTGCAAGCTGGAGGGATGCAATCCTGGGGGTTCGGTCAAGGATCGCCCGGCGCTCTACATGGTCGCGAAGGCCGAGGCGAGCGGAGCGCTCACGCGCGGCAAGGCGATTCTCGAGCCCACCTCGGGCAATACCGGCATCGCCATCGCCATGATCGGTGCGGCCAAAGGCTACACCGTTCACCTCTGCATGCCGGAGTGCGTGAGCACAGAGCGGCGCCTCATCCTCCAGGGGCTAGGGGCTGAGGTGTCGCTGACATCCGCCAGGGAGGGGATCGACGGAGCGATCCGCGAGGCCCATCGACTCATTGATCAGGAGCCCGATCGGTACTACATGCCCAATCAATACGACAATCCCTGGAACGTCCTCGCGCATGTCGAGACCACGGGGCCCGAGATCATGCAGCAGACAGGTGGTGATGTCGACTACTTCGTGGCGGGCATGGGCACGACCGGTACGCTCATGGGCACCGGCGGCTACTTGAAGTCCGTGAAGCCGACAGTGCGTGTGGTCGGCGTAGAGCCCGTCGAAGGGCACACCATACAAGGGCTCAAGAACATGACCGAATCGATGGTTCCTGGCATCTACAGGCCGGATGAGTTGGACGCCAAGTACATGGTTGCGGATGGCGAGGCGTTCGAGGCGACGCAGGCACTGGCGCTGCGCGAGGGACTCTTTGTGGGATCGTCCAGCGGCGCCGCCGTCGCCGTGGCGTTGCGCCTTGCCGCGGAGATCGACACCGGTACCATAGTCACGCTCCTCCCCGATCGCGGCGATCGCTATTTGAGCACGATGCAGTTCCGTTCCATTTGCGGCAAGTGTCCGCCCTGA